AGAATTTGCATTCAATAGAATCTGCTAAGCATAATCTCCTGAAGCAGCAACGCGCTACTAAGAAGCCTATCAGGAGGTATAGATTGTTTTTCTGAAACCCAAACCTGAAAGAATTCTCTAGAGTGATCTAGCACTTCTTTATTATCGGTTTCTCcctttttccaaagctcttttTCATTGGAGCAGTCTTCTATACAACATAAAGGCTATGGACTAATAAAAGGCTTCTTTATTCTTGTGAAACCAAAAAAAGGATAAAGGTATTGTGGgaatattgaatgcaaaaatcctTCTTGTTTAAGATATTGTACTTCAAATTTCAAACATCTACTTACATTTTAACCTTGTCAAAGAatatatttcctaaaataaagaaaaaaaaagtttttcgagTTACAGGTCATAAAACCAGGTATAGAATGGATAATAAAATCTAGAATGTACTAAGTTTAGGAAGTAGGTAGTTTAGTCCTCTATCATCGATCATTAACATTGTAAGGACATACCTCCTAAGCTCaactgtatttaatttttttcataaatatacagTTACCTTATCCATAATCCCAAcagatattatattttatttgttatttcatcCAATTTTCTATACCAGCCTTGAATCTATCAGAATGACTATGTCACATTTGTGATAGTTTATTTCCAATCTCATTTCCACTTATAATTCAATGGTAAATCATCATCCCTTATCGGATAGGAGCTTAAGGATGATGATAATTTACAAGCGATACCAAATACCCCAGTATCTGTTTCTATTACGGTTTTATctaatatttgacagtttttattttgaaagttagattattatttctcttgtttattgttattattatttcaccATTTTTCAACTATATCTGAATTATAGAATTGTCGTAAAAACCATTGAGTCTgttgtttgtttacattgtttacAAATCTGTCAAGATATAAATGTAAACAAAGAGCAGAACCGTATTATCTCAGATGCTTtgctttcattattttaattgaactcattttgttgaaaactcACTTATCTCCGGTGGCTGTTAACAATAAGTACTTCGAAGGCACGTGATCAGGAGGAAAAATTGTTGCCAAAGTTCTAACAGCGGCAAACCTAACCATCGGTTCTTCGGATACcattttacattttatcaacaaaaacaaaatgtttaacctaaaaaattaattattttcattggtTCTATagtaaaatcaaatgaaattgaaGGAAAGGAGatatataacaaacaaaattatatgaaaaaacaaaacgtATTTATAAATGAGGATCTTGtggaaattttttgatttttagttGGAGCCGAATAATTGTGagatgaaatttataattgaagCATCGGCTTTCGAGGTTTTTGTAATGTTAAACTGAAactattaaatgaaaatgaaaattacactGAAATAAAAAGTGTCATTTGAATGCAGATTAtttctgtcaaatttttttcccaTAAAATAAGATTAAATATTCTATAATGAGAATTATACATCACCTATCATCTTTATTGCATTCTTGGGGCAAAATATCGTATTTATAAgccaaaattaaattcaatacaCCTTCTCgaatttgtaatttcaattcTTGATTTGCGCTTTccatattagaaaaaaacatttcgagTAATCCGACGTCGTGGTAAACGATTTTCGGGAAACGTTGTGCTAACATCCCTATAGTAACATACGTTTGACCGTAATGGACTTCTTCACCTTctcttattaatttttgtaaaccGGATAGGAGCACTGGCGCTACTCTACCAAGTAGATCCTCGTCAGcactgaaaaaacaaaacattttgttaCAAGATAGGATCAAATGACCTTTgaactaccactacaccaacactcacaattacactgtctaacgcacgtttcgacaaccaagttatcgtcttcagagactgaaaatAAACAGTaccttggttatcgaaacgcgcatcagataGTGTAAGTGTAGTgcagtggtagtgtaaacagtgtgttcagtatgaatatcactcaacgtttccagaaatttcaaattagtatgaatacagggtgtttcaaaaaaaaggaAGCCCGTTTTTTTGGATAgtaagaaaactgaaaaataattggtGTTTGATTAGTAAAATATTCTGGTGAAGCCATCCTTAATCAAGATAAAAGGCCTTGAAGATAAACATTTAGTcacattttttatgattttaccGACAACATTACTTCGTTCAACAATAAAACctaaaattgaatgatgtttgAGCTATCTTCATCTAAGCGAAAGCTAGCTAAGcactttttgatatatataaatCTAACCTTAAAAAAGCTATGATTAATATTACTTGGTAAGTACCTTATAACTaacgccctctatgagagtaagttgtaaaaacaaattcattggatatATCAGCTTCTAAAAcaaattctttaaattttcattgtaatgttgccagtagtttctgcaaaattgtaaaaaatatggcgttacaaacattttttacaaaacaaatctcaattatttttcagttttctaccTATCCTAGAGACGTGgacactttttttaaacatcttGTACAGTAATATGAAAACATGAGCTAGTTTTTATCAGCCATTTTATCTAGTggtaaacaagaaattttcttataaatatggaatccaataaaaaattaaatacatcgttgcaaattgaaaatttgtcatCCGATTTTTTGTCACTCCTTGGGAAATTGAGATCAAAATCTTAATGTGTCTACTAAGATAGTAGGTTTTGAAACACCATAAGAAAACCTGCGGTAAAGTGTAAGGTAGgggtaatttaaaatttcagttgGAAATTAACCGATTTTGGAGCCCTTTTTGGAAGTCGCCAGTATTGCAACAAACTTAAGCTTCAAATATTCCCAATATTTATGTTGTCATTATTCTCCAATGATTAGATATCTTTTTCCTCATAGACTTCCACATCACCTCCCACGtcactaaaaaaatgttttggtaAAAATCCAAAACGTCGACTTTATCCCAATCTGGTACATAACGTTTTTCATcacctaatttatttaatttcatgcACTAATGGTTTATACTTGtcctttgttataaaaaatctttttgctGTCAGTATAGTCTCTACGGGTTTAAAAACCATTTCACTTTTGGCTAAAATGATGTTCATGAGCTGAAAGATTAATGACAGTCTCTATTCTCCTTTCAATTTGAGCAAAAACTCTATTTTGGGGGATGAATGATTGTCCAGGAGTGGAAAACTTATTTACATTATTCACCTTTAGAGATCTACTACATTGGTAGGTTTAAGATGAATACCTACATTGGGATTATCATTAGGGCAGTACCTCTAAcaagaaaagtaaaaaacattagaaaaccataaaaaatgtcatataaatACGTTAATAATACATTAAATACTACATTAGAAATTGAGATgaagatgaaaaattcaatacaacTGAAGATAATTGTGTATTTATGTACCTAAAAACTTTTTCCTGGTACTTTATTCATGGTATCggtttcctttatttttttttgtttgcaagCGCTGTAATAACGAATTTCTCTATTTCTTAGAGATAAAATCCCCACACCCAAGTTTTTTATACACAACTTGCGTTAGCGACAAAAGATGAAAGCGACACTATATTTAGAGATGACCGATTTTGTAGCGCATTGGAATTTTCTAGCTTCAAAAACGCACAGATTTAACTAACTTAGCTAGAAATTAGGTTTCTCTTTATCAATGGGTGAAAATGTTAGTAgagaaattaaaacaattaaatcgGCGATGAGTTGACTGGTTTTGCAACCAGATGACACAGATATTGATACAAAATTATTCCACCACTTACTATTTAATAATGTTCCCTGTAAAATTGAGAGCCAATGATTTCAACCTGGTGTTGGTGTGAGTTCCATacaaagaatcaaaaataatttgtatgcACTGCGGGAAAACGAAACCCTGGTCTGTAACTCTACCTAGGGAAGTCAGTAATTTTAAACGAATCCTTGTATTTGCTGGTAATTTTTTCTCCTCCGGTTTCCCACTTTTCCCTTGGCTTCCCAGGTACAAATGATACAGCGGCGTTGATGTTTGCGGTGAAGACCAATCAATGGACCtacaataatgaaatatttagaaaaaccaCTAATACAAAAcgtaatttccaaaaaaaattacccTATAAATCGTTTCAGTTCAGTATCAGCCTGATTGGCAACAGCAAATCTAGTATCAGATGCAGCAACTACCAGGTGAGGTAATATTTCTTCGTTGAGGAAAACTCCTTGACCCAAAAACTTCACAATGCCTAATTTGATCTAAAATACACCAAAAATTCGATTTCTCGACTCCTCTTCTAACTCAGtaccttaaaaaatatatatttacctCTTCTAATTCTTCTGGTTTCATCGGATTATTGTTTATCAGTCTTTTATAAGACAATTCGCTCAAACAAGGTGGAACAGGCAAGGAAACATTAGACTGACTTCCACTGTCAATAGATTGGGGTGCTAAGgcactaaaattgaaaaaatccatATAAAAACTTTCCATAATATcccaaaataatttcataatatgaaATTGCTGGGAATAAGTTTggatttcaaattaaaagttcttttgtttaattataatcCGTATGTAAATATCAgatcaaaaatgtaaaaattaaagttttcaaGATATATTCATACCTGTATGGCAATAAAATCATATCTAACAGAATATCCAGAaggtgtttttttatttgtgggtTTTCATTCAAACCAAACAAACTGAGCTTCTTTTCTGGTTCTGTTGGCACCTTAACTTTTCCCAAAAGAGGTACGATTAATAAAAGCAAACTATCGACATGTGATTGAGGCTTGTTTTCTAAAGCATTTAGTACAACTGGCACCAACTCAGCTTGCTTATCAAGTGGCAATCGTGGAAATccagattttaaataaataatagtgaaattctaaaaaatattaaagaattttaatgtatataactaaaaaactaCGAAAATAACATGAAATTATAAGTAGGTACagtttaatattttcactgCAATGCCCTTCTATAGTCGAGCCAGTGAAGCTTTCCGGTTTTGTCCCATATCTGTAGATCTAGACAAATGTTCCATGCTTATATACCACAACTAAAATCGGGCGCaggattttcaacattttactgCTGCAACTGACTAAAAAAGGTCTATAAACGCATTCTAATGGATTTCAGAAactataatgataaaataattataaaataatggtagaagtgaaaaaattttaaccAGATATAAGTAGGTTTTACTCAAACTTCGAAgcaattgaaaataagtaattttcaaGGAAATTGAACTGAAATAATACTTACAATAACAAAGGATGTAGCCGATGGATCTTGATATTGAGTTAAAAGGACCTCTACGGGTAACTGCACTTGAGGTCTTGACTTTATCCTCTTATTGACATGAATCAAAAGTTCCATTacctattttattaaaaaaattaaattgaacagAATAAACTTTCTCTAAATTAgttccaaatattttggaacaaaattaaatatacaaataccTTTTTCCTTACACCTTCTTGTGGGgaagataatttcagtaaaacCGGGGGTAAGAATTTGCACAAGACACTCTGCAACTGTTCGTCAGTGTCTGCTGAGCCAAGACGCAGAAACACTCTCTCTAAGAGTACTAAAATGCACCATTAAAtcaccgaaataataaaagctgtatatatttttaaacaaaatatttttaaataattaaaatctattACTTATAATACTTTTAGAAActtgagttttgaaaaatgttaagaaTTGCTACAAAACAAGTTTGAATCCActgttcaaacaaaaattgtaggatGCATAGACTCCACATAGTGTGGGTTTAAACagtttatttaagtaaatatattttctctaacacattaaaatttttcaatttatttgatatttagaaATATGTAATTACTTACCTAGTTCGTCAGTAGCAGCTGCCATCTTATctaagtaaaaatttatttttttattctattcacaaaatccaatttcaaattattcaaaaatgaatcaaatcttgaaatatttttactatacaaatttgagaaaatgaatgtcactacttttgtcagatatcaaatattacttcttttttatttcccaaatttgaaagattttaaataatatacaaaaacatatagatatcaaaatcaatatgaagaagagatagaaaacatttaattttattaagcaataaataatttattatatttacggataaaaaattaaaaacagaaatgtgagaaaaatagaaaacgaaattacttttgtaatgtattttttattaaaagtagccaaaatagtaataataaagaaGATATTTTAAGGTTACACATTCTTCTTCTTAATGGGTCGAGGATTGAACAATTTCCTTAAGCAAAACAGGATCTTTTTcgtttaataatgaaaatgtttatcaTAATAAGTTACTAATGCAAAAAGATCATGAaagtattgaagaaaattaataatcattaatAATAAGTTGTTACAAtgcataaaaaacaaattccttAGAATAATTAACTACTAACCACACCATTCTGTCTATTGATAACAGACAACCATTATTTTCAAGGTCGTTTATCCTGTCATTTGACTTAATTTAGTACACAAATAAGAATTATAAGTTGGTTCTGATTCGgtgttatattttataaagttaCAAGAATtccaacatattttttatttaaaaattcaattgctACATTCTAGTTAAGTGTATAATTTCAACTCGTTTtctaacaaatattaaaaatgtctatAAGACCTGAGGACCATCGACGAAAATGGGACAAGGAAGAGTATGAAAGACTTGCCGAAGAAAGGATAAAAGAGGAAAAGCTCTTAAAggaagaaacagaaaataagaaaaaaggcCCGCCAATAAAAAGAGAGCTTTTAAAAACGCGAGAATACAAAGTCGATCTTGATTCTAAACTAGGAAAAAGTAtcgttataaataaaaacacacCAACTTCTCAGTCGGGAGGATACTATTGCAATGTTTGTGATTGCGTTGTTAAAGACTCTATTAACTTCTTGGATCACATTAACGGCAAAAAACATCAGAGAAATTTGGGTATGTCAATGAAAGTAGAAAGAAGTTCTTTGGACTCCGTGAAGAGGAGATTcgaaataaacaagaaaaaaatggaagagAAAAAGAAGGAGTATGATATGTCATCTCGGTTACAAGAATtagcagaagaagaagaaaaattgaaggaatACAGAAGAGAAAAgaggaaagaaaaaagaaaaattgaagaagtcATTGACGATGAACCACCAAGTGAACTAGCTAGTATAATGGGATTTTCCGGATTTGGTAgttctaagaaaaaataaaatatttgttcaataaaGAATATCAATTCTCATCAGTGTTTGATGTTACATATTTGCa
The sequence above is drawn from the Diorhabda carinulata isolate Delta chromosome 6, icDioCari1.1, whole genome shotgun sequence genome and encodes:
- the LOC130895018 gene encoding zinc finger matrin-type protein 2, with protein sequence MSIRPEDHRRKWDKEEYERLAEERIKEEKLLKEETENKKKGPPIKRELLKTREYKVDLDSKLGKSIVINKNTPTSQSGGYYCNVCDCVVKDSINFLDHINGKKHQRNLGMSMKVERSSLDSVKRRFEINKKKMEEKKKEYDMSSRLQELAEEEEKLKEYRREKRKEKRKIEEVIDDEPPSELASIMGFSGFGSSKKK